The Halomonas binhaiensis nucleotide sequence GCCCAGTGATCACTTGATGGGGGAACTCCCGCCACAGAGTCCTCTGGTGGCGGTAGACTTCTATGTCGATGAGCGCCCAACCGTACATATCGATAATGAACCGGCCTGCTATGCCATTGCCTGCCATGCCTTGCGCCACAAGCCCAAGCGGGTTGGGATCCTTTGCTTGCGTCTGCTGGCAGAGGCCCATAACGGCCGTATCGAATCACAGCACAACTGGCTGGACAGTGCCCAGACCATCACCCGCTCACGCCTCGACGGCTTCTACCGGGCGTTGGAAGAGCACGGCATCGAACGTGACCAGGTACCACTGTGGAATATCGAGGAAAACACCCATGGTGTCTGTACACCGGTAATTGAAGAGATTCTCGATCTTCCTGAAGATGAGCGACCAGACCTGCTGCTGTGCATGTCTGACCGCATTGCCCTGACCGCCCTGACACTCGCCGAGCAACGTGGCATTCGTGTACCCGAGGACCTGCTTCTGACCGGTTTCGATGGCATCGAAGAAGGCCAGTACCGTTCCCCACGCCTGACCACGGTGCGCCAGGACAGCATCGAGAAAGGCCGGGTCGCGGCACGCATGATCCTGGGTCTGGACGCGCCTGAGCATCGACGCCTCAATACCACGCTGATACTCGGGGAAAGCTGTCCGTGATGACGACAAACGTCACATAACTGCACAAATATTCCTTCGTTCTCGCCGCTTTTTCACTTGATGCAATGGCATGCTAGCGACCTATCGAAGGAAGTATTGCCCCGGAGCCTGTCTATCATGTTCGCCAAGCGCCTCCCTGCGTTCTCTCGCTTGGGTATCAAACTTTTTGCCATCATCCTGGTGGTCAATGTGGCCATCGCGGGAGCGGTATTCGTTGCTATTTCCCGCAGCCTGGACCAGGGCTTTCTCGACTATCTCAGTCGCTCCCAGACGCAACGTGCCGAGACGCTGGCGGCAAGCCTGGGCGAGGCCTGGTCCGGGCGCCAGAGCTGGCAGTGGCTACGCGAGTCCCCCCGTGCTTGGCACGAGCTGGTGCGCCGCCAGCTATGGCCCGGAAGCAAGCCCCGCCCGATGAGCCTCGAAGGCAACCTGAGCAACCCGCGCAACTTCGTGCTGCATGATGAAAACGGCCTGCCGGTCATCGGACTGCCGCCCGAGGATGACGAAGGCGCTGCCGAACTGCGCTGGATTCCAGTCATGAGCCATGACCGTCAGGTTGGCACTCTGGGTTATCGCCCGCCAGACCAGCTCATGGAACGCATGGATCGCCTGTTCCTGAAACAGCAGCGACGCAACCTGACGATCATCATCATTGCCCTGGCACTGACATCACTGCTGCTGGCAGGCGCCTTGTCCTGGTGGGTGGGGCGTCGGACTCGCAGCATGGCCACTGCCACGCGGCGACTGACCGAGGGAGACTACAGCGTGCGACTTCCTGAACGCGGCCGAGACGAGCTATCCAACCTGTCCCATGACTTCAACGTGCTGGCAGAAACCCTGGAAACCAGTCGTGAAGCCCGCAGCCGTTGGGTGTCGGATATTGCCCACGAGTTGCGCACTCCTCTGGCAGTACTGCGTGGCGAGATTGAAGCCATGCTGGATGGTATCCGCTCGCTGAGTCAGGATAACCTGCACTCCCTGGCCCAGGAGGTTGGTCAACTGGAGCGGCTGGTCGGCGACCTGCGCCTTCTATCACAGAGTGATGCAGGCGCCCTGGAAGTACAGCTCGCACCTCTTGACCTGGCCGAGCACCTGGATTCACGCCTGGAAGAAGCAGGAGGCTGGCTGGATGATCACGGCTTGACCCTGGAACGTCATGTCGACGGACCTGCATGGATTCGGGGAGATCTGCAACGCCTGCGCCAGCTATGGAACAACCTGCTCGACAACACCAGTGCCTATACCCAGTCCCCCGGCCAGCTCAAGGTCTCCCTTGAAAGAGAGAATGATGTCTGGGTGCTACGCTGGGAAGACAGTGCCCCCGGCGTACCGGAAAGCGAGCTGCCGCGCCTGACCGAGCGCTTGTACCGAGTTGAAGGCTCACGCAATCGAGCCAGTGGTGGCAGTGGGCTGGGGCTATCCATTGCCACGGCCCTGGCGCGCGCTCATGATGCCGAAATGACCCCCTCAATTTCTGCGCTTG carries:
- a CDS encoding substrate-binding domain-containing protein encodes the protein MTKSKQPITLKDLARELGVSTATVSNAFNRPDQLSTALRRRILDEAKRLGYRGPDARARSLRTGRSRIIGVVLAETLTYSLNDAVSSELLTGVAEVLDAHGHTLLLLSGRQPGSSHVPGSASMADGFIVYGLMPSDHLMGELPPQSPLVAVDFYVDERPTVHIDNEPACYAIACHALRHKPKRVGILCLRLLAEAHNGRIESQHNWLDSAQTITRSRLDGFYRALEEHGIERDQVPLWNIEENTHGVCTPVIEEILDLPEDERPDLLLCMSDRIALTALTLAEQRGIRVPEDLLLTGFDGIEEGQYRSPRLTTVRQDSIEKGRVAARMILGLDAPEHRRLNTTLILGESCP
- a CDS encoding ATP-binding protein, with the protein product MFAKRLPAFSRLGIKLFAIILVVNVAIAGAVFVAISRSLDQGFLDYLSRSQTQRAETLAASLGEAWSGRQSWQWLRESPRAWHELVRRQLWPGSKPRPMSLEGNLSNPRNFVLHDENGLPVIGLPPEDDEGAAELRWIPVMSHDRQVGTLGYRPPDQLMERMDRLFLKQQRRNLTIIIIALALTSLLLAGALSWWVGRRTRSMATATRRLTEGDYSVRLPERGRDELSNLSHDFNVLAETLETSREARSRWVSDIAHELRTPLAVLRGEIEAMLDGIRSLSQDNLHSLAQEVGQLERLVGDLRLLSQSDAGALEVQLAPLDLAEHLDSRLEEAGGWLDDHGLTLERHVDGPAWIRGDLQRLRQLWNNLLDNTSAYTQSPGQLKVSLERENDVWVLRWEDSAPGVPESELPRLTERLYRVEGSRNRASGGSGLGLSIATALARAHDAEMTPSISALGGLCWTLRFPALSSHLQLEEDE